One Eubacteriales bacterium mix99 genomic window carries:
- the topA gene encoding type I DNA topoisomerase, which translates to MTQKLVIVESPAKAKTIKKFLGRGYTVEASMGHVRDLPKSQLGVDLEHHFEPKYITIRGKGELLAKLKKSAKKADKILLATDPDREGEAISWHLSHVLKLDENSSCRIEFNEITEKAVKNAIKYPRAIDRNLVDAQQARRVLDRVVGYQISPLLWRKVRKGLSAGRVQSVATRLLCDREKEIKEFQPVEYWTLKGEFYPSDTDQQKTLKGKNSPGKKQIFEALLYGIGDKKLEPGTKEEMDKILAEVKQASFRVERIRKSSRRRNAPPPFTTSTLQQEASRKLGFTTKKTMMLAQQLYEGIEVKGEGSVGLITYIRTDSTRISETAQQDAKAAVEEKYGKEFLPKTPNVYKARKNVQDAHEAIRPTYIRLAPDRIKDSLKRDQLRLYRLVYERFLASQMAPALYEVMTVQITAGKYTFRARGSRKAFSGYTIVYMETSEEEKDDKDVDLPSMEEGQQLELREWKPEQHFSQPPPRYSEASLVRAMEDMGIGRPSTYSPTISTILSRGYVVRERKVLYPTELGDIVNGVMLEYFPDVIDYQFTADMEERLDQVEEGSLDWHKILEDFYGPFEKYLEHAEKELEKIEIQEEESDVICENCGSRMVIKYGRYGKFLACPNFPECRNTKPLVEKVDASCPKCNAAVVVRRSKRGRKFYGCERYPDCDFISWYKPIREKCPKCGSYMVEKASKTASYRIVCSNKECGYTREVREESEDHTAEK; encoded by the coding sequence ATGACGCAGAAGTTAGTCATAGTGGAATCACCTGCAAAAGCAAAAACCATCAAGAAATTTTTGGGCAGGGGATACACTGTGGAGGCATCAATGGGACATGTCAGAGATTTACCGAAAAGTCAGCTTGGAGTGGATCTGGAACATCACTTTGAGCCAAAATATATAACAATACGGGGAAAGGGAGAGTTGCTGGCAAAATTGAAAAAATCCGCAAAGAAGGCGGATAAAATACTTCTGGCTACGGACCCGGACCGGGAAGGCGAAGCCATATCCTGGCATTTGAGTCATGTCCTGAAACTGGACGAGAATTCGTCCTGCAGGATTGAATTCAACGAAATTACAGAAAAGGCTGTAAAAAATGCGATCAAATATCCCCGTGCCATTGATCGGAATCTGGTGGATGCACAGCAGGCGCGCCGGGTTCTGGATCGGGTAGTGGGGTATCAGATCAGTCCCCTGCTGTGGCGCAAAGTTCGGAAAGGTCTGAGTGCCGGACGGGTACAATCCGTTGCCACACGTCTTTTGTGTGACCGGGAGAAGGAAATCAAGGAATTTCAGCCGGTGGAATATTGGACGCTGAAAGGAGAATTTTATCCGTCAGATACGGATCAGCAGAAAACTTTGAAGGGGAAAAACAGCCCGGGAAAGAAGCAGATCTTCGAAGCTCTTTTATATGGTATCGGGGATAAAAAGCTGGAGCCCGGGACAAAGGAGGAAATGGATAAAATCCTCGCGGAAGTGAAACAGGCTTCCTTCCGGGTGGAAAGGATCCGGAAGAGCTCCAGGAGACGCAATGCGCCGCCACCTTTTACAACCAGTACGCTGCAGCAGGAAGCATCCAGGAAACTTGGATTTACCACAAAAAAGACCATGATGCTTGCCCAGCAGCTTTATGAAGGCATTGAGGTCAAGGGCGAAGGATCCGTCGGCCTGATTACCTATATCCGTACCGATTCCACCCGGATATCGGAAACAGCGCAGCAGGATGCCAAAGCTGCTGTGGAGGAGAAATATGGCAAGGAGTTTCTTCCAAAGACTCCAAATGTATATAAAGCAAGGAAAAATGTGCAGGATGCCCATGAAGCCATACGCCCCACCTATATCCGTCTGGCACCGGACAGGATAAAGGATTCCCTGAAGCGGGATCAGCTCCGGTTATATCGGCTGGTTTATGAACGGTTTCTTGCCAGCCAGATGGCGCCGGCCCTCTATGAAGTCATGACGGTTCAGATCACGGCTGGAAAATATACCTTTCGGGCAAGGGGAAGCAGAAAGGCTTTTTCGGGCTATACCATTGTATATATGGAAACTTCCGAGGAGGAAAAGGACGATAAAGATGTTGATCTGCCTTCCATGGAGGAAGGACAGCAGCTGGAGCTCCGGGAATGGAAGCCGGAGCAACACTTTAGTCAGCCGCCTCCGCGCTATAGTGAAGCATCCCTGGTACGGGCAATGGAAGATATGGGAATTGGCAGGCCCAGCACTTATTCCCCGACCATTTCAACCATTCTGTCCAGAGGTTACGTGGTACGGGAGAGGAAGGTATTGTATCCAACGGAATTGGGGGACATTGTAAATGGAGTCATGCTGGAATACTTTCCGGATGTGATCGATTACCAGTTTACCGCGGATATGGAGGAGAGACTGGATCAGGTGGAAGAAGGAAGCCTGGACTGGCATAAGATTCTGGAAGATTTCTATGGACCATTTGAGAAATATCTGGAGCATGCCGAAAAGGAATTGGAAAAGATAGAAATTCAGGAAGAAGAATCCGATGTAATCTGCGAAAACTGCGGCAGTCGTATGGTGATCAAATATGGACGATATGGCAAGTTTCTGGCATGTCCGAATTTTCCTGAGTGCAGGAATACAAAGCCTCTGGTGGAAAAAGTGGATGCCTCCTGTCCAAAATGCAATGCTGCCGTGGTGGTTCGGAGATCCAAACGGGGGCGGAAGTTCTATGGCTGTGAAAGGTATCCGGACTGTGATTTCATTTCCTGGTATAAGCCAATCCGGGAAAAATGTCCGAAATGCGGCAGCTATATGGTGGAAAAGGCTTCAAAAACAGCGAGTTACAGAATTGTATGTTCCAATAAAGAGTGTGGATATACCAGAGAAGTGAGGGAAGAATCCGAAGATCATACAGCGGAAAAGTGA
- the hslV gene encoding ATP-dependent protease subunit HslV, whose translation MLKGTTIVAVKKGNHGAIAGDGQVTLGESTIMKHGAKKVRRLYQDQVMIGFAGSVADAFTLSEKFESKLEECAGNLQRAAVELAKDWRKDKTLQKLEAMLIAMDKESLLIISGTGEVIEPDDNVAAIGSGGMFAMSAAKALIRHTDMGPADIARESLKIASSICVYTNDNIHVEEL comes from the coding sequence ATGCTGAAAGGTACCACTATTGTGGCGGTCAAGAAGGGCAATCATGGAGCGATTGCCGGGGATGGCCAGGTAACGCTCGGTGAATCAACGATTATGAAGCATGGCGCCAAAAAGGTACGACGCCTTTACCAGGATCAGGTGATGATCGGATTTGCCGGATCGGTTGCAGATGCTTTTACTTTGAGCGAAAAGTTCGAAAGCAAGCTGGAGGAGTGTGCCGGTAATTTACAGCGTGCTGCTGTGGAGCTGGCCAAGGACTGGCGTAAAGATAAGACATTACAAAAGCTGGAAGCCATGCTGATTGCCATGGACAAGGAAAGTCTCCTGATTATATCCGGTACCGGAGAGGTCATTGAGCCCGATGACAATGTTGCAGCAATCGGTTCCGGCGGGATGTTTGCCATGTCCGCTGCCAAGGCTCTGATTCGTCATACGGATATGGGACCGGCCGATATTGCCCGTGAGTCTTTGAAAATAGCTTCTTCTATCTGTGTATATACCAATGACAATATTCATGTGGAAGAATTATAG
- the hslU gene encoding ATP-dependent protease ATPase subunit HslU — MNLTPREIVRQLDRYIIGQDEAKRSVAIALRNRYRRSQLDDKLKEEVTPKNIIMSGPTGVGKTEIARRLAKLVHAPFIKVEATKFTEVGYVGRDVESIIRDLVEASIRMVKNEKMAGVQGKASRAAEERILDALLPAQKKKDPNSLELLSDPAKDDTEETALVKQESGSMQSTREKLRQRLRSEKLENSVIEIEVDENRYPGVGVLSGMGNEDMMIQIQDAFGNIFPKQTRKKKVTVREARRIFEQEEAQKIIDMDEVIDEALTLAEQDGIVFLDEIDKVAGSGMGQSPDVSREGVQRDILPIVEGTTVMTKYGPVKTDYMLFIAAGAFHVSKVSDLIPELQGRFPIRVELKSLTEDNFRQILTQPENAIIKQQVALMKTEGVHLVFTDDAIDEIARMSYVINQSEENIGARRLHTVMEKLLEDLSFHAEDLYGQTITVNRAFVQQSLTDMIRKTDLHKYIL; from the coding sequence ATGAATCTGACCCCCAGGGAGATCGTTCGTCAGCTGGATCGATATATTATCGGACAGGACGAGGCGAAGCGTTCGGTAGCGATTGCCTTGCGGAACCGCTATCGGAGGAGTCAATTGGACGATAAACTCAAGGAGGAAGTTACTCCGAAAAATATTATTATGAGCGGTCCCACCGGCGTGGGGAAGACCGAAATTGCACGACGGCTGGCCAAACTGGTTCATGCTCCGTTTATCAAGGTGGAAGCCACTAAGTTTACGGAGGTTGGTTATGTGGGCAGGGATGTGGAATCCATTATACGGGATCTGGTGGAAGCCTCCATACGTATGGTAAAAAATGAAAAAATGGCCGGTGTTCAGGGAAAAGCCTCCAGGGCGGCAGAGGAAAGGATTTTGGATGCCTTGCTTCCTGCACAAAAAAAGAAAGATCCCAATTCCCTTGAGCTGCTTTCGGATCCGGCGAAAGATGATACGGAGGAAACGGCTCTGGTGAAGCAGGAGTCCGGCTCCATGCAAAGCACCAGGGAGAAACTTCGTCAGCGCCTTCGCAGCGAAAAGCTTGAAAATTCCGTGATAGAGATTGAAGTGGATGAAAACCGGTATCCCGGCGTCGGTGTTCTGTCAGGAATGGGAAATGAAGATATGATGATTCAGATACAGGATGCCTTTGGCAATATTTTTCCAAAGCAAACCCGAAAAAAGAAAGTCACCGTCAGGGAAGCCCGCAGGATTTTTGAGCAGGAAGAGGCCCAGAAGATCATCGACATGGATGAAGTGATTGATGAGGCACTGACGCTTGCAGAGCAGGATGGCATTGTTTTCCTGGACGAGATTGACAAGGTTGCCGGAAGCGGAATGGGACAGAGCCCGGATGTCTCACGGGAAGGGGTGCAGCGTGATATTCTGCCCATCGTGGAAGGCACTACGGTAATGACTAAGTACGGTCCGGTAAAGACGGATTATATGCTGTTTATTGCAGCAGGTGCTTTTCATGTTTCAAAAGTGTCTGATCTGATCCCGGAGCTCCAGGGACGGTTTCCCATACGGGTAGAGCTGAAAAGCCTGACGGAGGATAACTTTCGGCAGATTCTTACCCAGCCGGAAAATGCGATCATTAAACAGCAGGTTGCATTGATGAAAACAGAAGGTGTTCATCTGGTATTTACCGATGATGCCATAGATGAAATTGCCAGAATGTCTTATGTCATTAACCAGAGTGAGGAAAATATTGGTGCCAGAAGGCTGCATACTGTTATGGAAAAGCTGCTGGAGGATTTGTCCTTTCATGCGGAGGATTTGTACGGACAAACCATTACAGTGAACCGTGCCTTTGTGCAGCAGAGCCTGACGGATATGATCAGGAAGACGGATCTGCATAAATATATTTTGTGA
- the codY gene encoding GTP-sensing pleiotropic transcriptional regulator CodY, with protein MSSALLENTRRLNKILQGSGRDGVVFSDLTKVLSEILDCNVFVASRRGHIIGNSTPHPNNSIQPFDRISPNELRLKEQYNERLLHYNETKANITIEKASRIYITIVPIRSGEGILGTLIFECFEKKLTTEDLILAEYSATIVGMEIMRSKADEAEAEARKKAVVQMAIGTLSYSELEAVEHIFKELNGREGLLVASKIADRAGITRSVIVNALRKFESAGVIESRSLGMKGTHIKILNDKLLPELEKAR; from the coding sequence TTGTCAAGTGCTTTATTGGAAAACACCAGAAGGCTGAATAAAATCCTTCAGGGCTCTGGTCGGGATGGGGTTGTCTTTTCCGATCTGACAAAGGTCTTAAGTGAGATATTGGATTGCAATGTATTCGTTGCCAGCCGGAGGGGTCATATTATTGGTAATTCCACGCCACATCCCAACAACAGCATTCAGCCATTTGATCGGATCAGTCCCAATGAGCTTCGCCTGAAAGAGCAGTATAATGAAAGATTATTGCATTATAATGAAACGAAAGCGAATATTACGATAGAGAAAGCTTCGCGGATTTATATTACGATTGTTCCGATCCGATCCGGCGAAGGGATTCTCGGCACTCTTATTTTTGAGTGCTTTGAAAAAAAGCTGACGACAGAAGATCTGATTCTGGCAGAATACAGTGCTACAATTGTCGGAATGGAGATCATGCGGTCCAAAGCGGACGAGGCCGAGGCGGAAGCCCGGAAAAAAGCAGTGGTACAGATGGCAATTGGAACCTTGTCCTATTCCGAGCTGGAGGCGGTTGAACATATCTTCAAAGAGCTGAATGGCAGGGAAGGGCTTCTGGTAGCCAGTAAAATTGCAGATCGGGCAGGGATCACACGATCTGTTATTGTAAATGCATTGAGAAAGTTTGAGAGCGCTGGAGTCATTGAATCCAGGTCTTTGGGTATGAAAGGCACGCATATCAAGATTCTCAACGATAAGTTGCTGCCGGAGCTGGAGAAAGCAAGATAA
- a CDS encoding sugar phosphate nucleotidyltransferase encodes MKGIIMAGGAGSRLRPLTCDLPKPMVPIMNKPVMTYSIELLKKYGITDIGVTLQYLPEQIQDFFQDGSDYGVHLSYFIEESPLGTAGSVKNAGGFLDEPFVVISGDALTDIDLGRAIRFHKEKGSVATLVLKRVKVPLEFGVVITDESDSVTRFLEKPNWGEVFSDTVNTGIYIMDPKALNFFDAGKKFDFSCDLFPLLLKNRQRMYGYITNEYWCDIGDCQTYLSAHYDMLNGRVHQHFDGQKTNDNIWLGKGLKIAKGAKLEGPCLIGDYCSIEKDAYIGPYSVIGENCHIGEGASVKRSILWNHIVLGDGTAVRGAAICSKVGTGRRVSLYEGAVIGDGCQLKEGSSVKPQVRIWPGKTIEEGNIVQSNVVWGTRANRTLFGKDGIHGSVNTEWSPYATAKLGAAFGAFLCPKKKIAVSCGNHPVSGMLKYSLVSGLLSAGLEVFDLGQLTKPVLRYSVRHLALDAGIHLFAAPEDPGDVRFCFTDSHGCNLLPSAERKIESLYIRDDFQRPDPESIKRVHILSDVPVFYMRSLMDSVDAEKIRERNYKILVFANGNRLGNNILYRVLKESGCHIQSCFNNPEQERKQGGFDLGCQMSTDCEAITLFDEMGNSVDPEIQRAIVSLIYLRDKPDGKIAVPCTSPGIFDQLAEQYSCTVVRTKSSKQALMAEIYGTPLFPLYFDGTAVLLKLLEWMAREDVTLSQLVREIPEFHVREKEIPCPWAQKGTVMRTLMEEEGKGDQSVEMFEGIRINHEKGWALILPDSEEPVCRVFTEGVSEEYAEELAGFYEEKVKKIQSRERGSV; translated from the coding sequence ATGAAGGGTATTATAATGGCTGGCGGAGCGGGTTCCCGTCTTCGTCCTCTGACATGTGATTTGCCGAAACCAATGGTTCCAATCATGAACAAACCCGTTATGACATACAGTATTGAGCTCCTTAAAAAATATGGCATAACGGACATTGGTGTCACCTTACAATATCTTCCGGAGCAAATACAGGATTTTTTCCAGGACGGATCCGATTATGGAGTTCATTTGAGCTATTTTATCGAAGAGTCTCCCCTGGGAACAGCAGGAAGCGTCAAAAATGCCGGAGGTTTTCTGGATGAGCCGTTCGTGGTGATCAGCGGCGATGCTCTGACGGATATCGATCTTGGGAGGGCAATCCGGTTCCATAAGGAAAAGGGTTCCGTAGCCACATTGGTGTTGAAGCGGGTAAAGGTTCCTTTGGAATTTGGCGTGGTGATTACGGACGAATCGGATTCCGTCACGCGTTTCCTGGAAAAGCCCAATTGGGGAGAGGTTTTCAGCGATACGGTCAATACCGGCATCTACATAATGGACCCCAAAGCATTGAATTTTTTTGATGCCGGAAAGAAATTTGACTTCAGCTGCGACTTGTTTCCACTGCTTCTGAAGAACCGGCAGCGAATGTATGGATATATCACAAATGAATATTGGTGCGATATCGGGGATTGTCAGACCTACCTTTCCGCCCACTATGACATGTTGAACGGACGTGTGCATCAACATTTTGATGGGCAGAAGACCAACGACAACATATGGCTGGGGAAAGGTTTAAAAATAGCGAAAGGAGCAAAACTGGAAGGTCCCTGTCTGATCGGGGATTACTGCAGCATTGAAAAGGATGCTTATATTGGGCCTTACTCGGTGATTGGTGAAAACTGTCATATTGGAGAAGGTGCCAGTGTCAAGAGAAGTATTCTGTGGAATCATATTGTGCTGGGAGACGGAACGGCTGTCCGCGGTGCGGCCATCTGCAGCAAGGTCGGGACAGGCAGGCGGGTCTCCCTGTATGAAGGCGCAGTGATTGGAGATGGCTGTCAGCTGAAGGAAGGTTCTTCCGTCAAGCCGCAGGTACGGATCTGGCCGGGAAAGACGATCGAGGAAGGCAATATTGTGCAATCCAACGTCGTATGGGGTACCAGAGCAAATCGTACCCTGTTTGGAAAAGACGGAATACATGGCTCGGTCAACACGGAATGGTCGCCTTACGCGACAGCGAAACTTGGTGCAGCTTTTGGCGCATTTCTTTGTCCCAAAAAGAAAATAGCGGTCAGCTGTGGCAATCATCCCGTAAGCGGCATGTTGAAATACAGTCTGGTTTCGGGCCTTTTGTCCGCTGGTCTGGAAGTATTTGATCTGGGGCAGCTGACAAAGCCGGTTCTTCGTTATTCCGTCCGACATCTGGCACTGGATGCAGGAATTCATCTCTTTGCTGCGCCGGAGGATCCGGGAGATGTCCGGTTCTGTTTTACAGATTCCCACGGCTGTAATCTCCTGCCTTCTGCGGAACGGAAAATTGAGAGTCTGTATATCCGGGATGATTTTCAGCGCCCGGATCCGGAAAGCATCAAAAGGGTGCATATCCTTTCGGACGTTCCTGTTTTTTATATGCGATCTTTGATGGATTCCGTGGACGCAGAGAAAATACGGGAGAGGAATTATAAAATACTGGTTTTTGCGAACGGAAATCGACTGGGCAACAATATTTTGTATCGTGTGTTGAAAGAATCCGGATGTCATATACAAAGCTGTTTCAACAATCCGGAACAGGAGAGAAAACAGGGCGGTTTTGATCTGGGCTGTCAAATGAGCACTGATTGTGAAGCCATTACCCTGTTTGATGAGATGGGAAATTCCGTCGATCCGGAAATACAAAGGGCAATCGTCAGCTTGATTTATCTGCGGGACAAACCCGATGGGAAAATAGCGGTTCCCTGTACTTCGCCGGGTATTTTTGATCAGCTTGCGGAGCAATACAGTTGCACGGTGGTGCGCACCAAATCCAGCAAACAGGCTCTTATGGCAGAAATTTACGGCACCCCGTTGTTTCCCTTGTATTTTGACGGAACGGCGGTATTGCTGAAACTTCTCGAATGGATGGCGCGGGAAGACGTTACCTTATCACAGTTGGTAAGGGAAATTCCCGAATTTCATGTACGGGAGAAGGAAATTCCCTGTCCATGGGCGCAAAAGGGGACGGTAATGCGAACCCTGATGGAGGAGGAAGGCAAGGGGGACCAGAGCGTTGAGATGTTCGAAGGGATCCGGATCAATCACGAGAAAGGCTGGGCTTTGATTCTTCCCGATTCAGAGGAACCGGTGTGCCGGGTTTTCACTGAGGGCGTCTCTGAGGAATATGCGGAGGAGTTGGCTGGCTTTTATGAAGAAAAAGTGAAGAAGATTCAGTCTCGGGAGAGAGGGTCGGTCTGA
- a CDS encoding ribonuclease J, with translation MASKTKLLKVIPLGGLGEIGKNMTVFEYGEDIVVVDCGLSFPEDEMLGIDLVIPDITYLKKNKEKVRAIVLTHGHEDHIGALPYVLRQLNVPVYGTKLTLGLVENKLKEHGMEHDVSLHIVKAKDVVRFGNISVEFIKTSHSIADSVALAITTPVGVIVHTSDFKVDFTPIDGQVMDLARFASLGEQGVLALLCDSTNVERPGYTMSEKTVGVTFENIFDEAAGRIIVASFASNVHRIQQVVNATVKHHRKLCVSGRSMVNVVNVATELGYLKIPSNLLVDVDQIGDYPDKKVVVLTTGSQGEPMSALARMAASEHRKLDIKPDDLVIISASAIPGNEKLVNKIVNQLFKKGANVIYEALMETHVSGHACQEELKLIHTLVKPKFFIPVHGEYRHLKQHAKLAESLGMPKKNIFIAELGNVIEFTPNSCRINGSVTAGKVLVDGLGIGDVGNIVLRDRKHLSQDGLMVVVITMSKDNYSIIAGPDIISRGFVYVRESEKLMEDAKKIVKNVLEECEEKKITDWNTIKLNIRNGLRDFLYERTKRKPMILPVIMEI, from the coding sequence GTGGCATCGAAAACGAAATTACTAAAAGTTATCCCTTTGGGAGGACTGGGGGAAATCGGAAAGAATATGACGGTATTCGAATATGGGGAGGATATCGTCGTTGTGGATTGCGGACTCAGTTTTCCAGAGGATGAGATGTTGGGAATTGACCTTGTGATTCCGGACATCACTTATCTGAAAAAAAACAAGGAAAAAGTCAGGGCAATTGTATTGACCCACGGACATGAAGATCATATCGGGGCACTGCCCTATGTGCTCAGGCAGCTGAATGTACCGGTCTATGGGACTAAGCTTACCCTGGGACTGGTGGAGAACAAACTGAAGGAACACGGCATGGAACATGACGTTTCCCTTCATATAGTAAAAGCAAAGGATGTTGTCAGGTTTGGAAACATATCGGTGGAGTTCATTAAAACCAGTCACAGTATAGCGGATTCCGTCGCCCTGGCGATTACAACACCGGTGGGTGTCATCGTTCATACCAGTGATTTCAAGGTGGATTTTACACCGATTGACGGGCAGGTCATGGATCTGGCACGATTCGCAAGCCTGGGGGAGCAGGGTGTGCTGGCTCTTTTGTGCGACAGCACCAATGTGGAACGCCCAGGGTACACCATGTCGGAGAAGACCGTCGGAGTCACCTTTGAAAACATCTTTGACGAAGCTGCAGGAAGAATTATCGTGGCTTCCTTTGCATCCAATGTTCACCGGATTCAGCAGGTTGTAAATGCCACGGTGAAACATCACCGGAAATTGTGTGTTTCCGGAAGAAGTATGGTGAATGTAGTCAATGTGGCAACTGAACTGGGATATCTGAAAATACCATCCAACTTGCTGGTGGATGTGGACCAAATTGGTGATTATCCGGATAAGAAGGTTGTGGTGCTTACCACCGGCAGCCAGGGAGAGCCCATGTCTGCATTGGCCAGAATGGCTGCATCGGAGCATCGCAAGCTGGATATTAAACCTGACGATTTGGTGATCATATCTGCAAGTGCCATTCCGGGGAATGAGAAGCTGGTCAACAAAATTGTAAATCAATTGTTTAAAAAAGGTGCAAACGTAATTTATGAGGCCCTTATGGAAACCCATGTATCCGGCCATGCCTGCCAGGAAGAGCTGAAGCTCATTCATACTCTTGTCAAGCCGAAATTTTTTATTCCGGTTCACGGAGAGTATCGGCATCTGAAACAACACGCCAAACTGGCGGAGTCCCTGGGCATGCCCAAAAAGAACATTTTCATTGCCGAGTTGGGCAATGTCATTGAATTCACTCCGAATTCCTGCAGAATCAACGGCTCCGTTACAGCCGGAAAAGTATTGGTGGACGGGCTTGGCATTGGAGATGTAGGGAATATCGTGCTGCGCGACAGGAAGCATCTGTCTCAGGATGGCCTGATGGTGGTGGTTATTACCATGTCCAAGGATAATTACAGCATCATTGCCGGACCGGACATCATCTCACGCGGATTTGTCTATGTACGCGAGTCCGAGAAATTGATGGAGGATGCAAAGAAAATTGTAAAGAATGTTCTGGAGGAATGTGAGGAAAAGAAAATCACAGACTGGAATACCATCAAACTGAATATCCGAAACGGTTTAAGGGATTTTCTTTATGAGCGTACCAAGCGCAAGCCCATGATCCTTCCTGTTATTATGGAAATCTGA
- the mltG gene encoding endolytic transglycosylase MltG, which yields MPDSEIGKDKETIKLQKDRTLKKVLRQILIFLISLSIVVATFALVAYGIYARFFKPINPKDSAKISVEVPMGTSINGIAEILHKKGLIRNEGAFKLMVDFSDKTNEMQAGKYELSKSMTLQDMINELLDGRISVSSIKITIREGDDIRKIASRLVNEYKLAFTEEDFIKEAKNVDHYVADYPFLRDIPEARKKGKFPLEGYLFPNTYYVFTDDSPEKIIRILLGQFDKTFTQDMQEKAQEENFTVDQVVTLASVIQNEGIDEEFTKISAVFQNRLRIGMKLESCATINYVLDKDVKQTNLTAEDTRVDSPYNTYRNPGLPAGPISSPGKSAMEAVLNPYGEYMDEKKSMLYFVLMDPQEGLHAFNSTYEGHVRDKKKYQVLWN from the coding sequence ATGCCTGATTCGGAGATCGGGAAAGATAAAGAAACGATAAAATTGCAGAAGGATAGAACGCTGAAAAAGGTACTGAGGCAAATTCTTATCTTTCTGATTAGTCTGTCCATCGTCGTTGCTACTTTTGCCCTGGTTGCCTATGGAATCTACGCCAGGTTCTTTAAGCCGATAAACCCGAAGGATTCTGCCAAAATCAGTGTGGAAGTCCCTATGGGCACTTCTATAAACGGTATTGCAGAGATTTTGCATAAGAAGGGCCTGATACGGAATGAGGGTGCATTTAAGCTTATGGTTGATTTTTCCGATAAAACCAATGAGATGCAGGCCGGGAAGTACGAGCTTTCCAAAAGCATGACCCTTCAGGACATGATCAATGAGCTTCTGGATGGACGGATCTCTGTTTCCTCCATAAAGATAACCATCCGGGAGGGCGATGATATTCGAAAGATTGCATCCCGTCTGGTCAATGAATATAAATTGGCTTTTACGGAGGAAGACTTTATAAAAGAAGCAAAAAATGTGGATCATTATGTTGCGGATTATCCGTTTTTGAGAGATATCCCCGAAGCCCGGAAAAAAGGGAAATTTCCACTGGAGGGGTACCTGTTTCCCAATACCTATTACGTTTTTACAGACGATTCTCCGGAGAAGATCATCCGGATCCTGCTGGGCCAGTTCGATAAAACCTTTACCCAGGATATGCAGGAAAAGGCTCAGGAAGAAAATTTTACAGTGGATCAGGTGGTTACCCTGGCATCTGTCATTCAGAATGAAGGGATAGATGAAGAGTTTACAAAGATATCCGCTGTATTCCAGAACCGGCTTCGAATCGGCATGAAACTGGAATCCTGTGCCACCATCAATTATGTCCTGGACAAGGATGTGAAGCAAACCAATCTGACCGCTGAGGATACCAGGGTGGATTCGCCTTACAACACCTACCGGAATCCGGGATTGCCGGCAGGACCGATTTCTTCCCCCGGTAAATCGGCAATGGAGGCCGTATTGAATCCTTATGGCGAGTATATGGATGAAAAGAAATCCATGTTGTATTTTGTACTGATGGATCCACAGGAAGGGTTGCATGCCTTTAACAGCACATATGAAGGACATGTGAGGGATAAAAAGAAATATCAGGTTCTCTGGAATTGA